A part of Rattus norvegicus strain BN/NHsdMcwi chromosome 4, GRCr8, whole genome shotgun sequence genomic DNA contains:
- the Pdia6l1 gene encoding uncharacterized protein LOC685171 yields MLTPEWKKAATVLRDVKVRAVDAGRHQSLGDQYGVQGFPTIKIFGASKTKPEYYQGGRTREATVDVALSALHQLLKDCLGRHSSVYCSGKQVKGDSSCKKDMVELTDDTFDYNVLVVKTLVWLDFMFHGVDINLEPEWW; encoded by the coding sequence ATGTTAACACCAGAATGGAAGAAAGCAGCAACTGTTTTGAGAGATGTTAAAGTCAGGGCAGTAGATGCAGGTAGACATCAGTCCCTGGGAGATCAGTATGGTGTCCAGGGATTTCCTACGATCAAGATTTTTGGAGCtagcaaaaccaaaccagaatATTACCAGGGTGGCAGGACTAGAGAAGCCACTGTAGATGTGGCCCTCAGTGCCTTGCACCAGCTCCTGAAGGATTGCCTCGGTAGGCACAGTAGTGTGTACTGTTCTGGAAAGCAGGTCAAAGGTGATAGTTCTTGTAAGAAGGACATGGTAGAGCTGACAGATGACACCTTTGATTATAATGTCCTTGTGGTGAAGACGCTTGTGTGGTTGGATTTTATGTTCCATGGTGTGGACATAAACTTGGAGCCAGAATGGTGGTAA